In Leishmania mexicana MHOM/GT/2001/U1103 complete genome, chromosome 22, a genomic segment contains:
- a CDS encoding methylenetetrahydrofolate dehydrogenase-like protein, whose translation MVLSTLTLRGSRSAEVLSGVPISKELQKQIRNSTSVLSRPPCLVVVLVGDRADSIRYVNHKRRTAAECGIEVRLVKLSATVQQVELHRTLAAVNEDVDVDAVLLQLPLPPHLRTQPALFHIHPGKDVDGLHPLNAGSLSMQDQRSNLHTLVAASSAAPASLVDRQAQGMIDEMLFPAAGGGRDSATRHRFHERNIFVPCTALAIRTMLFSYLGRTENFAHLLPAAHSNDLSIVEGPSTFPSSSSSATTGIVSSSPPEAKQGPRSSASTQIPRRRDLHAVIVNSSRVVGVPTAALLQRAGRFAVTLCSRSNSLDTIRHVAQQADVLITAYGVGDVFDRSFVRDGAIVIDAAVNELPEMAYQGQATSETGGSARKKGICGDVDMDSVSAVAAAITKVPGGVGPLTVSHLMCNVLKAYQLRHDNELCYNDIYTKLLRMYGTHEKVRGHAPPLGIPSMAAP comes from the coding sequence ATGGTCCTTTCGACTCTGACACTTCGTGGGTCGCGCTCGGCAGAGGTGCTATCTGGCGTGCCCATCAGCAAGGAGCTACAGAAGCAAATCCGCAACAGCACGTCAGTTCTCAGTCGACCACCATGTCTGGTTGTGGTGCTCGTCGGTGACCGTGCCGACTCGATCCGCTACGTCAACCACAagaggcgcaccgccgcggagTGCGGCATTGAGGTGCGTCTCGTGAAGCTGTCCGCTACCGTTCAGCAGGTTGAACTTCACAGGACTCTGGCGGCCGTCAACGAGGACGTCGATGTCGACgccgtccttctccagctcccgCTGCCACCTCATCTGCGCACTCAGCCTGCGCTGTTCCACATTCACCCAGGCAAGGATGTGGATGGCCTCCACCCCTTGAACGCCGGCAGCCTCTCCATGCAGGATCAGCGGTCGAACCTGCATACACTTGTCGCGGCATCCTCGGCGGCGCCAGCATCACTCGTCGACCGGCAGGCGCAGGGAATGATTGATGAGATGCTGTTTCCGGCcgcaggtggcggccgcgacAGCGCCACACGTCACCGTTTCCATGAGCGCAACATTTTTGTGCCGTGCACCGCCCTCGCAATCCGCACAATGCTCTTCTCCTATCTCGGCCGCACGGAAAACTTCGCGCACTTGTTGCCGGCAGCCCACAGCAACGACTTGTCTATCGTGGAGGGGCCTTCAACGTTTCCGTCCTCATCTTCGTCGGCAACTACCGGCATCGTTTCCTCGTCGCCCCCGGAAGCCAAGCAAGGCCCACGGAGCAGCGCGAGTACCCAAAtacctcgccgccgcgacctGCACGCCGTGATCGTGAACAGTAGcagggtggtgggggtgccgacggcggcgctgctgcagcgcgcgggCAGGTTTGCCGTCACTTTGTGCAGTCGCAGCAACTCGCTCGACACCATTCGACACGTCGCCCAACAGGCGGACGTGCTTATCACAGCGTATGGAGTGGGCGATGTATTCGACCGGTCGTTTGTTCGTGACGGCGCGATCGTGATCGACGCGGCCGTCAACGAGTTGCCGGAGATGGCGTACCAGGGGCAGGCAACGTCAGAgacgggcggcagcgcgcgaaAGAAGGGCATCTGCGGCGATGTCGACATGGACTCGGTgtccgccgttgccgccgcgaTCACGAAGGTACCAGGCGGTGTTGGCCCCCTGACGGTGTCGCACCTGATGTGCAACGTGTTGAAGGCGTATCAGCTGCGACACGACAACGAGCTTTGCTACAACGACATCTACACAAAGCTCCTGAGGATGTACGGCACGCACGAGAAGGTGCGGGGCCATGCGCCGCCCCTGGGAATACCATCCATGGCCGCTCCGTGA